The Nostoc sp. 'Peltigera membranacea cyanobiont' N6 genome contains the following window.
CTCCTGTGCGACAGGCACTCAGAACAACCAGTTCAGCAGGCAAATTTAGATTAAAAATATCCGGTGTGAGCAGTAAACCGTCAATGTCTTGCCCCTGTTCGTTGACTAGGGACAATGCAATACCCGACAGTTCTGGGTGGACATCGTTGTAAAAGCCATGAGTAGCCAAATGTACATAAGAATACTGACTCAATTGGGAGCTAGTAAAGGTTGCGCGACTAGCATCGAAATCTAAAGCTAGCATCAGGGAAGATTTTTCAGACATCAGTTTCTGAATTTCCTCAGCTTCCAAGCGGGAGAAGGGCAGGCGCGAGAATAATTGCTCTGTGTCGTTTTTTCCTATATCTCTACTTATCTTTTCTCGGGAAGGTAAGGGGATTTGATGTTGCAACTGATTTAGTTGGGGAGGTATTTTTCCCGTAACCCTCTCATCTGTTTTATCAAAGACTGGATCTGCTAGTACTGCTACTGTTTTAGTAGGGGGAACGAACCGAGCTTGGTCACTTCTGATTTGAACCAGAGTCGAAGCTGATGGCAAACTCACAATTTCGTATTCTACTATCAACGGTTTGAATTCGGAGGTTTGGGGAAGCGACAGCGCACAAAAGGGTAGTCTTTGTAATATACCATCGCCTAAGATTAGCAAGCGTTTTTGTGTCAGTTGCTCTGCCACTGGTTGGAGAAGCATTTGGCTGAGTTTAGCTGTAACTTTGGCTGCCTTTTTGGGCTTTTCTCTGTTTTCGGGTATAGTCAGGTATTCATAGAACTCTTGCGCTGCTGCCTCTATTTCAGAACTAGCAGGTAGTTGATAACTAAAGATAGTTGTCGGTGTTACTGCCCATAAATAACTGCACTCATCACCGAGCCAATAGGATAAAAGGATGGTTTCGTTATCCAATAGCTGATGTTGAATTTCTTGAGCATTCAGTGGTTGGGGATATTTCAGTTCTGCATAGCGAGGGCTTTTGATGCGGATTTCAGCTTCGACTTCCTGCAACTTCGCCATCTGTGAGCCAATTTCTTTGATGAACTCCTCTGCAAGTTTTTTTTCCCCTTCCTTGAGTTCTTTGGGAAGTCTACCTTTAAGCAGATGTTGCAAAGCTTGTGTCTTCGCCGTCAGTTGCTGCTGTAGCTGGTATTCTTTGTTACATAAAATTGGATCTATTCCTTGACGAATACCGATACTGGCCTCGTATAGTAGCTCTAAAAGACTGCGGGCGCGAGCGCGTTCAGATATCTCTAATGCGGTAATGTTATGACCAACGTCAGGATTTTTTTGGTGTAGCTGCATCAGCAGGTCAATGTAAAATCCATAATAATCCTGTACAGTAGCAAAGTAGGAAACTCGAAGATCGGATATGTCAACTTTAGTGCGTAGGGACTCAATGATTTCGATCGCTAACCTGATTTGAGTCAAAGCTTGGTTGATATTGCCGCGATCGCCCTCAAGTACAGCGATATTACCAAGAGTAGCGGCAACAGCCGCAGGATTGATTACCTACTTCACGATGAAGAACCAGTGCTTGATTATAGTAATCTAGAGCTTGCTGTTTCTCTCCCAAATCTTCATAAACTTTGGCAATGTTATGCACAGAGACAGCTTCTCCAGCCCGGTCTCCTACGGCACGCCTAAGTGGCAATGCTTGATTGTAGTATGAAAGCGCTTGTTGCTTCTCGCCTAAATTATCGTAGATTCCACCTATATTATTTAGGGAGCGGGCTTCGCCAGCACGGTCTCCGACGGCACGCCTAAGTGATAGTGCTTGGTTGTAGTATGAAAGCGCTTGCTGCTTTTCGCCTAAATCGTCGTATATCCCACCAATGTTGTTGAGGGAGCGGGCTTCCCCAGCACGGTCTTCGACAGCACGCCTCAGTGATAGTGCTTGATTGTAGTATGAAAGCGCTTGCTGCTTCTCTCCCAAACTGTCATAGATACCACCAATGTTGTTGAGAGTACGGGCTTCCCCATCAGGATCTTTCACAGCACGCCAGAGTGAAAGTGCTTGGTTATAGTGTAAGAATGCTTGCTGCTTCTCTCCCAAAGTGTTGTAGACGGCACCAATGTTATTCAAGCTGGAAGCTTCCCCAGCACGGTCTCCGACAGCACGCCTAAGTAATAGTGCTTGGTTGTAATACAACAGCGCTTGCTGTTTCTCGCCTAAGTCGTCATAGACTTTGCCAATATTGTTCAGGGAGCGGGCTTTTCCATAACGGTTTTGCACTGTATCCCACAGTGGTAGCGCTTGGTTGTAGTACTCTAATGCTTGCTGCTTCTCTCCTAAATCTTCGTAAACTGTACCAATGTTATTGAAAGTGGCGGCAACACTTGCAAGGTTCCCTAATGACTGTTGAATTGGCAGCGCTTGGTTATAGTATTCCAATGCTTGCTGCTGCTCTCCTAAATAGTTGTAAATTGCGCCAATATTATTAAGAGTCGTGGCAAAATTAGCAGGGTTTTCTTCAGCAGGTAACAGTCGTAGTGCTTGATTGTAGTATTCTAGTGCTTGCCGCTTTTCGCCCAAAGCGCTGTAGACGGAGCCAATATTGTTAAGAGTGATGGCTTCCCCATCACAATCCTCCAAAACACGTAGAATTGGTAGTGCCTGATTGTAATACTCCAATGCTTGCTGAAACTCGCCTAAATCATCGTAAAGTTTGCCAATGTTATTGAGAGTAACAGCCTCCCCAGTTAAGTCTTGCACAGCACGGCTAAGTAAGATAGCTTGCTGAAAGTATGAGAGCGCTTGTTGCTGTTGACCGAGATCGGAGTAAATAACACCAATATTGCTAAGAGTAACAGCTTCCCCAGTACGGTCTCCCACAGAACGCCTCATTGAAAGTGCTTGCTGATAGTACTCCAGTGCCTGCTGCTTCTGACCTAAATCATCATAAAATTTGCCGAAATTATTCAGAGTGGTAGCAACGCCTACTGGGTTCTCTAAAGTGCGCCAAAGGAGAAGTGCTTGATTGTAGTACTCTAATGCTTGTTCTTTATTACCTAAAGCCTCATAAATTATACCAAGATTGTTAAGGGTAGTTGCTTCTCCATCGCGATCGCCTGTAGATTGCTGGAGTGCGAGTGCATGGTTGAAGTAGGAGAGGGCTTTTTGCTTCTGATTTAAATCAAAGTAAACTTTGCCGATGTTGTTGAGAGTCGTGGCTGTCTCAGAAATGTCTTCCACAGCAAGCAATAACACTAGTGCTTGGTTGTAATATTCTATTGCCCGTTGTTTCTCACCTAAGTGGCAATAAACAGAGCCGATATTGTTCAGGGTTACAGCCTCCCCAATAAAATCGCCCACACTATGTCTAAGAGGTAGTGCCTGATTATAGTATTCCAGTGCTTGCTGTTTTTCGCCTAAGTCCGAGTAGACAGAACCAATATTGGTGAGAGTGACACCAAATCCTGCTGCATCTTCTACAGATTTCCAGAGTGGTAGTGCCTGATTATAGTATTCCAGCGCTAGCTGTTTTTCACCTAAAGCATTGTGGACTTTGCCGATATTGTTAAGAGTAGCCGCCAAACCTGGGTAGTCTCCTACACTACGCCAGAGTGGGAGTGCTTGGTTGTAGTATTCCAGTGCTTGCTGCTTTTCACCCAAAGCGTTATAAACCGCACCAATATTATTTAGGGAGCGAGCTTCTTCAATCAGGTTTCCTACAGTATGCCAGAGTGAGAAAGCCTCTTGAAATTTGGCGATCGCCTTTTGTAATGATTCTACTGTTCTTTCTTTGTATAGCTGCATACCCTCTGCTAAGGTTTTCTCAGCAGCAAAGCAATTGATATCTTGCTCCGTTGCTGTTCGCATCTCTTTTATCTGTACTTGATAATGCCCAGCTACAGCTTCATCCAATGGACGTACTTCTAGCAGGTGATTTCCTGAAAGGTCAACTATCAGTTTTATTGAAGTTTTTTGTTTGCAGGATACATCATCTTCTACCAGCATCTGACCATCGGGAGCAAACAACACTACAACTACGTTGATGTCTTCCGGCTCAACCACCACCTCCAAGTACTGACTGGAGGTAAGGGTTATCTCATAGCGATGGGCTTCGCAACCTGCTAACTCTCGTTCAATTAGTTGTCCTGGCTCTAGTCTTTGCATATCCTGGCTATCTATGTGCATGATGTGACACTTTCTGTACCTGACAAACGCAGGAAATGAACTCGCCCTGATTGCTCACCAGCTACCACTGTTCTTCCATCTGAGGTAACGGCACAACGTAGTATTGGGCTATCACCACTAAACATAGTAATAATTTCTCCACTTTCTAAATTCCACATCATAATAGTCATGTCATCTGAAGCAGAAACAGCAGTTTTACTATCTTGGAGAACTATTAAATCTCGTATCCAGTTAGTACGACCTTCTGGAAATACTGAAAGAGTATAGTAATGGATAAGAGGTCTAGCAATTTCTTCACCTGTTTCTAAATCCCATACCTTAATGACGTTATCATCTGAAATAGAAACAACCAACTTCCCATTTGGTGTAACCTTCAAAATCTTGATTTCAGAAGTATGCCCCCTAAAGCTGAAATCTTCTTTACCTGTTTCTAAATCCCAAACTTTGATAGTTTCATCAGATGAGCCAGAGATTAGCCGTTTACCGTCGGGACTGACCGCAATAACATTTATATAATCGCTATGTTCTTTCAAAGTGAAGCGATTATCCCCTGTTTTGAAGTTCCAAATCTTGATTGTGTTATCTTCCGAACCAGAAATTACCCAATTAGCATCAGGTGTAATTGCTAATGATGTTACTCTTTCAGTATGCTCTTCTAGGCTGAATTTTAACAATTTTTTCGCCAAATCCCATACTTTTATAGTCCCTTCACCAGAACTGGAAATAACCCATTTTCCATCCGGCGTTACTATTAAATCTTCTATCCACAAACTATGTCCTGTGAGAGTAGCAATTTCTTGACCAGTTGACAAATCCCAAACTTTAATTGTTTTATCAAATGAACCAGAAACCAACAATCGACTATCAGGTGTTAATGCTAAACTTATGACAGAATCAGTATGACCTCTCAGAGTAAAAACCTCTTGACCAGTTTCTATTTCCCAAACTTTAATTGTATTGTCCCATGAACCTGATATAGCTTTTTTATTATTATGTGTGACTACTAAAGCACTTACCCAGCTGCTATGACCTGATAAGGGAAATACATCTTCACTAGGTTCAAGTTTCCAGACTTTAATTGTATTATCACTTGAACCGGAGACTATTTGTCTATTATTATGCGTTACTGCTAAGGCATTCACTGAGCTAGAATGCCCTAGCAAAGTGTGGCTTTCCTTAAAAGTTTCCAGTTTCCATACTTTAATCGTCCAATCTCTTGAACCAGAAATCAACCATTTGTTATCAGATGTTATGGCTAGGGAGGTGACTGCTTCTCGATGTCCCTTTAAGGTAGAGATATTCTGACCAGTTTCTAAATTCCAAACCTTGATTGTCTTATCTTCAGAGCCAGATATTATTAGTTTGCTATCAAAGGTTACTAATACAACATTAACAGAGCCAGAATGACCTTTTAGCGTGAGAATTTATTGAAAGTTTTTCAAATTCCAAACTTTAATTGTCTGGTCTTGGGAACCAGATATTATTTGTTTGCTATCAGGTGATATGGCTAGAGATTGTACAGAGTCACTATGACCTATAAGCGTAATTACTTCATTCTGAGTTTCCAGAGCCCAGACTTTAATAAGTTCAATTTTTTCAAAAGTAATTACATCATTTTTAGTTTCTAGATCGCAGACTTTCACCATCGTACCTTGTGAACCAGAAACTACCCACCTACTATTTGGTACAATTGCAACTGAAGTAATTAGCTGTCCTTGGCTAGTGAGAGACAAAGTTTGTTGCCCCGTATCTAAATTCCAAACTTTGAGAGTTCCATCCAATGAACCCGAAACTAACTGTTTTCCGTCAGGTGTTAATGCTAGAGATTCTACGTAGCTAGTATGACGATTGAAAGTAGCAATTTCTTCACCTGTCTGTAAGTTCCAGATATTAATAGAGAAATCTTCCGCAGCAGAAATCACCTGTTGCCCATCTGGTAAAACTACTAGAGAAGTTATTGGACTGTTGTGACCGAAAAAGCTACGTATTAACGGTCCAACAGGAGGAGTAAGACTTGGAGTTAGTGGTCGTAACCAAGCAACTTGTTTCCATTTTTTTGCTTCTACTAGTATCAATTGAATTTGCGGAATTTCAAACGACATCAAACGACCTAGCAGTTGTCCTGATAACTGAGTTTTTTCCTTCAATAAAGTATTTGCTGAGAGACGAATTGCTCCTTGAATTAATCTCAAGCTATTCTTTACATCTTCGGGGCTTTCGATACTTGGTTGCAAAGCCAAGTCATAATCCTCAATCAGCGGCTGTGGTCGTGAAGCTGAAACCTTATGTTTAATAAACTCGAATTCTGTTAATAATTCGCACAAATCATTAGCCATACCAGCCATAGCTAGATGATAAGGCAAATGCAAAACATATTCCTCATATTCAGTTGACTTTTCGGACATCGGCAGCAAGTAGACGTACTGGTTCAGCAATGTCAGGACGTTCCAAAATAGCAATTATCGGTTCATGAATATCTGGTGCAATTTCGGCTAAATGTTTCAACCATCGCCCTAGTTTTGTGAGATTTGCTTTTTGACCCGATGCAACCTCATTACGAATGTTATCAATATAACCAATAATTTCAGTAATATCTACATGAGGATCTGCGGGTCGTTTGCGAACCCGATCCAATACAGAATCAAAAAGTGTCCGAATGTCAATGCCAGAAGACTGTGATGTAGCGATTTTGACATCACCGCCAGCCACGCCGATGTAGCTACCCTCGACATTACCGCTAAATGTGGGCTTAACTAACCGTGCGTTATCACCGATGGCTAAGTCTGTGGCTGTACCAATATTGAGGTTATATTTTCCTAGCTGTACTGGGTTTTGAGACTGCAAAATCTTTGCTATCTCTGCGGCTAGGGTTGGATCTTGTGTTAATAGTTTTGTAAATTGATAACGCAATGAAACCTGTGCGTCCTCATTTTTAGGATCTTGCGCTACGTCTTGGAGAGCCTCCTGCAAATTGGGTTTGGCTTCCACTCTTGGTTTGAGTTTTTCCCATAAGGCTTTGGCTTGCTCCCAACCAGCAGCACTTAATCTTTTTATAGCTTCCCCAGCTGCAATCCTTTCGGTTGTTTCTATTAAAAAAGGTATGACAGGAGTTAGGAAATCAGTTAACTCTTTGGCTAATGTTGCTATATCCATTACCATATTTTATCCTCCTAACTGCAAAAGTATTTATAGGTATTATTTATGACATTATAACCAGCCGGATTGGTCGTCTTTTTGTTTGTTGCTAATTGTCTCTCATTTCTGTCTTGAACACCTGTGCGCCATCACCAATGGCTATGCCTTCAGCTTTTTCCATGTTAATGTTATACTTACCTATCTGTAGCAATTTGGAATTTTTTTGGACATTTGTAAGTTCATCGAGTAAATCTTGTCGCTGTTCTTCATCCTTAATCGCTGGGAGAACAAAATTTTCTTTGGTTCGACAGTACAGTACAGGAACCCCCCAATCTCGCCAATATTTCTGGCGTTGTTGCTCATCTTTTACAGATTCACAATGGTTAAATACTGCTATTCGACCTAATGATACCGCTCGATCTAAAGGAAGTCCTGCTGCGAGTGCTTTGTAGAAACTTCGACTAAAAGCGATCGCACTTTCATCCCAAATTTTATACTGCATAGCTACCGCCGCAGGAATTCCGGCTGCCATTAAACCCGTGACTACCCCGCTCCAAACATTTTTTTCGTCACGTCTTCCGGTTTCACAAGCACCTAAGACAACTAATTGTACGCCGCGATCGCGTAAGTTGATAGCCAGTTGTTCGGTGGGCATGGGAGCAGATTTGCCATTTTCATCCAGCAGTATAATATATCCCCCAGTGGTGTCAAACACTGATTGTTTGAACTTGCCATGACCAGCAAAATGGAAAATATCTGCCCCTGAAATTAATTGGTCATTCAACAGTTCCACGGTGGCATTTGGTACAAATTCATACTTGATTCCGGGGATATCTTTTAAAGCATTTTCGATATTTGCCCGTTCCTTAGTTATATTGAGCGTTTCTTCATCTTCGGGACTAGCCAAAGCAACTAGCAGACGACGAGCCTTAGTTGTAGCGTTTAGTTTCGCTGCAATGGGAAGAGGTTCATGGCGCACAATCGAAATTTGCGGATTGAGCGCACAAAACCCGGTAATGTCTCTTTTATCAGTTAAATCCTGAATATAAAGGTACTCCCAAGGGATGCTGGCTAAGGAAGGGTCTAGTTTCAAACGCAACCGCAATCCTGCTTCTGATTGCAGCCCATTTAAAGTATTAATAAATAACTTTCTCGCTTGTTCGGGAAGTAGAATATCGCCTATTTGTTCACCCAAGCTAATAATATCTCTAGTATCTGAATTACGATTTTCTAGTTGGCGTAGCTTCGTTGATAAACTTGGGGGAATTGAAATATATTCGGCAACTCGGCTTTCACCTGCGGGAGATTCCCAAACTCTCACGGAGAATTGCTTAGTACCTGATTCATCGCTCCTAACATTATCAATACCAATTACAAAATCACAATACTTATTTACCATCATTTATTTTTCTCCCTCACACAGTAACCAAGTTAGTTTCGACAACGCGACGAACCCCAGGGACGCGATCCAGATGAGTCATTTTTGGCGAATCTACATAGTCACCACCAAGAAATATGACATATGCACCTATAAGAATACATAAGGATGCTATTAGTAATTCTCCTTGGGGTAGCACTGTCATTGAAATTGTCCCAAACCATTTGACAGCTTTCAAAATTTTTTCTGCCCATCTAATCTGTTGATAATAGGCTGGTTCTAATCGACTTACACCTTTAATAGAAGTAATAAATTGCTCTAACTTAGCTTCACTACTTGCAGCCAAATCGTTAAGTTCTTGATTCGTCTGTTGTGTGAGGTATAACTTTTCCAAAATAGTACTCAAGCTGGCGCCTTCTTTGATCTCATTGATCCACTCCACCGCTTGTTCCCCTGCTGTCTGGGCTAATTGTTGTCCTATTAGTTCAATTACAGATTCATAGGCTCTGTTAAAAAATTCACGGACAGCATTATATAAATGAGTAACGTTTTCCGCTTGTCCCAACAATTCAGCAATATCCATACCAAACAAACCAACCACCTGAGTTAGTTCTGCTATACCCAAACCCATAACCCGACTCAGGGCTGATTCACCAGTATTACTAGCTCGTTCTAAAATGCTATTTAGTGTATCAGCAACTGTTTCAGATAAATCTGCACGGGCTGTGGGAATGTCGGTTGGTTCCGTTGTACCTCGCTCTGCAATTTGGAGATTGATTTCTATCTGATTTAGTATAACTTGGAGATTTTCTTCAATCCTGCCCAAATCAGTCAGGCTTCGTTCTCCTATGTTACTTTGAGACCAAGAAATTCCCTCCTCTTCATCTATGGCTGCTTGGTAAAGATAAGCACTAATTTCTAAATCAGTTAGGGCTTTTGCCAACAATTTCACTGATGTCTGAAAATACACATTTGGGTCAGTATTTGTTAGCTGAAGTGCCAAAGCTTGGGTTAATTGTGCTGATACTGGCGATAAATTCTCT
Protein-coding sequences here:
- a CDS encoding CHAT domain-containing protein encodes the protein MMVNKYCDFVIGIDNVRSDESGTKQFSVRVWESPAGESRVAEYISIPPSLSTKLRQLENRNSDTRDIISLGEQIGDILLPEQARKLFINTLNGLQSEAGLRLRLKLDPSLASIPWEYLYIQDLTDKRDITGFCALNPQISIVRHEPLPIAAKLNATTKARRLLVALASPEDEETLNITKERANIENALKDIPGIKYEFVPNATVELLNDQLISGADIFHFAGHGKFKQSVFDTTGGYIILLDENGKSAPMPTEQLAINLRDRGVQLVVLGACETGRRDEKNVWSGVVTGLMAAGIPAAVAMQYKIWDESAIAFSRSFYKALAAGLPLDRAVSLGRIAVFNHCESVKDEQQRQKYWRDWGVPVLYCRTKENFVLPAIKDEEQRQDLLDELTNVQKNSKLLQIGKYNINMEKAEGIAIGDGAQVFKTEMRDN
- a CDS encoding CHAT domain-containing protein → MTQIRLAIEIIESLRTKVDISDLRVSYFATVQDYYGFYIDLLMQLHQKNPDVGHNITALEISERARARSLLELLYEASIGIRQGIDPILCNKEYQLQQQLTAKTQALQHLLKGRLPKELKEGEKKLAEEFIKEIGSQMAKLQEVEAEIRIKSPRYAELKYPQPLNAQEIQHQLLDNETILLSYWLGDECSYLWAVTPTTIFSYQLPASSEIEAAAQEFYEYLTIPENREKPKKAAKVTAKLSQMLLQPVAEQLTQKRLLILGDGILQRLPFCALSLPQTSEFKPLIVEYEIVSLPSASTLVQIRSDQARFVPPTKTVAVLADPVFDKTDERVTGKIPPQLNQLQHQIPLPSREKISRDIGKNDTEQLFSRLPFSRLEAEEIQKLMSEKSSLMLALDFDASRATFTSSQLSQYSYVHLATHGFYNDVHPELSGIALSLVNEQGQDIDGLLLTPDIFNLNLPAELVVLSACRTGVGKEVKGEGIVGLTRGLMYAGAKRVVMSLWSVEDEATAVLMASFYQKLLKQGEPPIKALRAAQLEMWHHKQWQEPYYWAAFILQGEWQ
- a CDS encoding tetratricopeptide repeat protein — encoded protein: MHIDSQDMQRLEPGQLIERELAGCEAHRYEITLTSSQYLEVVVEPEDINVVVVLFAPDGQMLVEDDVSCKQKTSIKLIVDLSGNHLLEVRPLDEAVAGHYQVQIKEMRTATEQDINCFAAEKTLAEGMQLYKERTVESLQKAIAKFQEAFSLWHTVGNLIEEARSLNNIGAVYNALGEKQQALEYYNQALPLWRSVGDYPGLAATLNNIGKVHNALGEKQLALEYYNQALPLWKSVEDAAGFGVTLTNIGSVYSDLGEKQQALEYYNQALPLRHSVGDFIGEAVTLNNIGSVYCHLGEKQRAIEYYNQALVLLLAVEDISETATTLNNIGKVYFDLNQKQKALSYFNHALALQQSTGDRDGEATTLNNLGIIYEALGNKEQALEYYNQALLLWRTLENPVGVATTLNNFGKFYDDLGQKQQALEYYQQALSMRRSVGDRTGEAVTLSNIGVIYSDLGQQQQALSYFQQAILLSRAVQDLTGEAVTLNNIGKLYDDLGEFQQALEYYNQALPILRVLEDCDGEAITLNNIGSVYSALGEKRQALEYYNQALRLLPAEENPANFATTLNNIGAIYNYLGEQQQALEYYNQALPIQQSLGNLASVAATFNNIGTVYEDLGEKQQALEYYNQALPLWDTVQNRYGKARSLNNIGKVYDDLGEKQQALLYYNQALLLRRAVGDRAGEASSLNNIGAVYNTLGEKQQAFLHYNQALSLWRAVKDPDGEARTLNNIGGIYDSLGEKQQALSYYNQALSLRRAVEDRAGEARSLNNIGGIYDDLGEKQQALSYYNQALSLRRAVGDRAGEARSLNNIGGIYDNLGEKQQALSYYNQALPLRRAVGDRAGEAVSVHNIAKVYEDLGEKQQALDYYNQALVLHREVGNQSCGCCRYSW
- a CDS encoding WD40 repeat domain-containing protein, with the translated sequence MLTLKGHSGSVNVVLVTFDSKLIISGSEDKTIKVWNLETGQNISTLKGHREAVTSLAITSDNKWLISGSRDWTIKVWKLETFKESHTLLGHSSSVNALAVTHNNRQIVSGSSDNTIKVWKLEPSEDVFPLSGHSSWVSALVVTHNNKKAISGSWDNTIKVWEIETGQEVFTLRGHTDSVISLALTPDSRLLVSGSFDKTIKVWDLSTGQEIATLTGHSLWIEDLIVTPDGKWVISSSGEGTIKVWDLAKKLLKFSLEEHTERVTSLAITPDANWVISGSEDNTIKIWNFKTGDNRFTLKEHSDYINVIAVSPDGKRLISGSSDETIKVWDLETGKEDFSFRGHTSEIKILKVTPNGKLVVSISDDNVIKVWDLETGEEIARPLIHYYTLSVFPEGRTNWIRDLIVLQDSKTAVSASDDMTIMMWNLESGEIITMFSGDSPILRCAVTSDGRTVVAGEQSGRVHFLRLSGTESVTSCT